The Azospirillum brasilense sequence ATCGTGCCAAGGCGACGGGAAGCGGCTGCGATCATCCCTTGGGACTGTCGATCAGGCCCATGGCGGTGATGAGATGCAGCACGAGACCCCCACCCTTCCCGGACTCCCGCTTCAAAAAGCCTTCCTGCCGCCCGAGGCCACCCTGGTGGCGGTCGGAACCGGTGCCGGGCGTTGGACGGACGGCGCCGCTGGCCGGGCGTGCCTTGCCCCATCATCCGCCGCGCCGGGACTCGATGCGTGGTGCGGTCCGATCGGGCCGCGCCACATCGACTGGCTGATTTTGGATGGCTGCGGCGACGCCCTGGCGATGCTGGACGGTGCCGCCGATCTTCTGCGCCTGCGCCGCATCGACTTCCTCCAATTCGAGGAGTCCGAGTCCGGCGGGCAACTGGCCGCGCTGTACGCGCGCCTTCAAGCCCATGGCTATTCGCTGTTCCGCTTCGCCGACCGCAATCTGGAATTCCGCGCCACGCCGCCGGAAGACGGGCGCGGCGGCCTTCACATGGCGGTCGCCCCCCGCCACTGGAACCGGCTGTTCGCGCGCAGCCAGGGCATGTTCCGCTACAAGGACCTGTTCCCCCGCCACGGCGTCGCGCCGCGCGGCATCATCCATGTCGGCGCCCATGAGGGGGAGGAATACGCCAACTACCGGGACTCCGGCGCCACCCGAGTCCTCTTCATTGAGGCCGACCCGGCGACCTTCGCCACGCTCCAGGCCAAATTCGCCGGAAACGGCGACGTCGTCTGCCTGAACGCCGCGGTGTCCGACCGGGCCGGGCGGGCGCGCTTTTCCCGCATGTCGAGCCGCCAGTCCAGCTCCCTGCTGGAGCCGACCGGTCATTTGACCGTCTATCCCCACATCACCGTCGACGAGGTCATCGAGGTGGAGACCCGATCCCTGCCGGACCTGCTGGCGTCCCATGGCCTTGCACCAGGGGACTTCAACGTGCTGGCGATCGACGCGCAGGGATCGGAGCGCCGGATTCTCACCGGCTGCGGCGATCTGCTGGCCGGTTTCGACGCGGTGGTGACCGAGGTGAGCTACGCGGAGCTGTATGAAGGGTCCGGCCTCGCCGCCGACGTGGACGACATCCTGTTCGCCCACGGCTTCGACCGCGTCGCCGAGACCAGCCCCTACCATCACAGCTGGGGCGACGCGCTCTACGTCCGCCGTCCCGGCTGACGCCAGTCAGGGCAGCAGGACCGGCCCGTTCCACGGATCGAAGGGCACCAGCCGCGCCCGTTCGCGGTCGGGGCGCAGCGCGGCGCGCAGCGCCGGGTTCAGCATCGCCGCCGTCACCGAGAAGGAGCTGTTGGACACGGCGACGTGGTCGGCCCGCGACAGAATCCAGTGGTCGGTGAAGAACTCCGCCCCCGGCAGCGGCGCCCCCAGATCGCCGGCGAGGAGGGGGCGGTAGCGGGCGAAGCGGTCCGCCAGTTCCGGCGCATCGGTGGCGAGATAGAGCACCGGCCGGTCCAGCGTCGTCCACAGATCGGCCAGCCAGTCGAGATACCAGCCCTCCGGCGCGATCCAGAAGCGGTCGTTCAGGCCGAAATCGCCGCGACGCAGATGGATCGCCACCAGGGTCCGCCCGCGCGCCCGCACGCCGTCCAACGCCGCCGTTGCCCGCTCCGCCACCGTGCCGACAGGCGTGAAG is a genomic window containing:
- a CDS encoding FkbM family methyltransferase; the protein is MQHETPTLPGLPLQKAFLPPEATLVAVGTGAGRWTDGAAGRACLAPSSAAPGLDAWCGPIGPRHIDWLILDGCGDALAMLDGAADLLRLRRIDFLQFEESESGGQLAALYARLQAHGYSLFRFADRNLEFRATPPEDGRGGLHMAVAPRHWNRLFARSQGMFRYKDLFPRHGVAPRGIIHVGAHEGEEYANYRDSGATRVLFIEADPATFATLQAKFAGNGDVVCLNAAVSDRAGRARFSRMSSRQSSSLLEPTGHLTVYPHITVDEVIEVETRSLPDLLASHGLAPGDFNVLAIDAQGSERRILTGCGDLLAGFDAVVTEVSYAELYEGSGLAADVDDILFAHGFDRVAETSPYHHSWGDALYVRRPG